The following are encoded together in the Kribbella voronezhensis genome:
- a CDS encoding helix-turn-helix transcriptional regulator encodes MDGTVTALVVSYAPDAGAVTAPAYVRLAELADALPDKRLVLRNAAWPVVLFDAPSTAIAAAHVLREQAAAIPAGRLLRIAIHTGGAQPAAVRHAEQVNEVANPGQTLLTSLAAEAVHDPVDLGVHRLRDLGAGERLFALPDGVLDAPRSLAGTANNLPVMFTSFVGRRAELGAIATQLASSRLMTLSGPGGTGKTRLAAQVAAGSAQRWPDGVWWIDLAAVTDGGLLAELVASTIGVPVGDVRLLAGQLRDRKLLLCLDNCEHLLDPVAELVIALQSSCPEITVLTTSREPLDIPGEVVRRVPPLTVSEGPELFVERAGDAFVADEADAEAIRSICRRLDGIPLAIELAASWLRTLTPRQIEAGLDDRFGLLVRNTRGVAARQQTLAASIDWSYDLLDEGERKVFRRLAVFAGGFTLAATQAVCEDPAVLETLGRLVDKSLVVAEEERYRLLETIREYAGTRLAESGELEQVRDLHLSHFLGVAEEAEPLLDENRDAWRAVIEPDRDNYRAALEHGLTDDRRTERGRRLAAALPWLWNLGATGPEGIGYLRQAIGCAPNDRSLLQARLLYGYATVADTASPFEFDAAERGLELATELGDDRLRARCLAMVAVGKIFSDLQPAWDLAGEGVGLAESIGDDSARDANLALRCQLLVMWDRHEEARPLLELAAAGLLARGERGIAASVLTLLSGSQAATGELLPAIATAEQTLAVAEPLGDFHRVGMARAQLAMLLARSGRIDAGLELLEPFVRLVAEAEAVVPGLGYAMGELRLRAGEFESAIDWLRQDTPTDGPIAETYIPAMMLPALGAALRGAGRADESAAVLDRAVRLSRRFILPRPLADALEQQGYLAMETDPDKAAELFHEALTLRVDHGLRLYWPDSLTALTALAEHTNRPLDTTRLAELSLDEAVAYVRRTRGSRGRPSTGWPSLTPTEREVVALAVEGLSNPEIGARLYMSRGTVKTHLAHVYAKLNVANRTELAALAAARPG; translated from the coding sequence GTGGACGGGACTGTGACGGCGCTGGTGGTGTCGTACGCGCCGGACGCGGGCGCGGTCACCGCACCGGCGTACGTGCGGCTGGCGGAACTGGCCGACGCCCTCCCGGACAAAAGGCTCGTACTACGGAACGCCGCGTGGCCGGTCGTGTTGTTCGACGCCCCCTCGACCGCGATCGCTGCAGCTCACGTATTGCGTGAGCAGGCAGCCGCGATTCCGGCCGGGCGACTGCTGCGGATCGCCATCCACACCGGCGGAGCGCAGCCTGCAGCGGTCCGCCATGCCGAGCAGGTGAACGAGGTCGCCAATCCCGGCCAGACCCTGCTGACCTCGCTGGCCGCCGAGGCCGTTCACGATCCGGTAGATCTCGGTGTCCACCGGCTTCGGGATCTGGGCGCCGGCGAGCGGTTGTTCGCCCTGCCGGACGGTGTGCTGGATGCCCCTCGCTCGCTGGCGGGAACGGCCAACAATCTGCCGGTGATGTTCACCTCGTTCGTCGGGCGGCGGGCCGAGCTGGGGGCGATCGCGACGCAACTGGCGTCGAGCCGGCTGATGACCTTGAGCGGTCCGGGTGGGACCGGTAAGACCCGGCTGGCGGCCCAGGTGGCAGCCGGGTCGGCGCAACGGTGGCCGGACGGGGTCTGGTGGATCGACCTCGCGGCGGTGACCGACGGCGGGTTGTTGGCCGAGCTGGTGGCCTCGACCATCGGCGTACCGGTCGGTGACGTGCGCTTGCTGGCCGGGCAGTTGCGGGACCGGAAACTGCTGCTCTGCTTGGACAACTGCGAGCATCTGCTCGATCCGGTCGCCGAACTCGTGATCGCGCTGCAGAGCTCGTGTCCGGAGATCACCGTGCTGACGACCAGCCGGGAGCCACTGGACATTCCGGGCGAGGTCGTCCGCCGGGTGCCGCCGCTGACGGTCAGCGAAGGGCCGGAGTTGTTCGTCGAGCGGGCCGGCGATGCGTTCGTGGCTGACGAGGCCGACGCGGAGGCGATCCGGTCGATCTGCCGACGGCTGGACGGGATCCCGCTGGCGATCGAGTTGGCGGCTTCCTGGCTCCGGACGCTGACGCCGCGGCAGATCGAGGCGGGGTTGGACGACCGCTTCGGACTGCTGGTGCGGAACACGCGGGGAGTCGCGGCTCGGCAGCAGACGTTGGCGGCGTCGATCGACTGGAGCTACGACCTGCTGGACGAAGGCGAGCGGAAGGTGTTCCGGCGGCTCGCGGTGTTCGCAGGTGGGTTCACGCTCGCTGCGACCCAGGCCGTCTGCGAGGACCCCGCCGTCCTGGAGACGCTCGGACGGTTGGTGGACAAGTCGCTCGTGGTCGCGGAGGAGGAGCGGTACCGGCTGCTGGAGACGATCCGCGAGTACGCCGGTACGCGGCTCGCCGAGAGCGGTGAGCTGGAGCAGGTGCGGGATCTCCACCTGAGCCACTTCCTGGGCGTGGCCGAGGAGGCCGAGCCGCTGCTCGATGAGAACCGGGACGCTTGGCGTGCCGTGATCGAACCGGACCGCGACAACTACCGGGCCGCCCTGGAACACGGGCTCACCGACGACCGGCGTACGGAACGAGGGAGACGGTTGGCCGCGGCTCTGCCGTGGTTGTGGAATCTCGGGGCCACCGGACCGGAAGGGATCGGATACCTGCGGCAGGCGATCGGCTGTGCGCCGAACGACAGGTCGTTGCTGCAGGCAAGATTGTTGTACGGGTATGCGACGGTGGCTGACACCGCCAGTCCGTTCGAGTTCGACGCTGCCGAGCGCGGCCTCGAGCTCGCTACCGAGCTCGGCGACGACCGGCTCCGCGCACGCTGTCTCGCGATGGTTGCTGTCGGCAAGATCTTCAGCGACCTCCAGCCGGCCTGGGATCTCGCCGGTGAAGGTGTCGGTCTGGCCGAGTCGATCGGCGACGACAGCGCACGGGACGCCAACCTCGCGCTGCGGTGCCAGCTGCTGGTGATGTGGGATCGCCACGAAGAGGCACGTCCGCTGCTGGAACTCGCCGCGGCCGGCCTGCTGGCGCGAGGCGAGCGCGGCATCGCAGCGAGCGTGCTCACGCTGCTCTCGGGCAGCCAGGCGGCGACCGGCGAACTGCTGCCCGCGATCGCCACCGCCGAGCAGACCCTGGCGGTCGCCGAACCGCTGGGAGACTTCCATCGGGTCGGGATGGCGCGAGCTCAGCTGGCGATGCTGCTCGCGAGGAGCGGACGGATCGACGCCGGGCTGGAGTTGCTGGAGCCGTTCGTCCGGCTCGTCGCGGAGGCCGAAGCAGTGGTGCCCGGCCTGGGGTATGCGATGGGGGAACTGCGGTTGCGCGCCGGTGAGTTCGAGTCGGCGATCGACTGGCTACGGCAGGACACCCCGACCGACGGCCCGATCGCCGAGACCTACATCCCGGCGATGATGCTTCCCGCGCTCGGGGCGGCGCTGCGCGGTGCCGGCCGCGCCGACGAATCGGCGGCCGTGCTCGACCGGGCGGTGCGGCTCAGCCGGCGTTTCATCCTGCCGCGGCCGTTGGCGGACGCGCTGGAGCAGCAGGGCTACCTGGCGATGGAGACCGATCCGGACAAGGCGGCCGAGCTGTTCCACGAGGCGCTGACCCTCCGCGTCGACCACGGCCTACGCCTCTACTGGCCGGACAGCCTGACAGCGCTGACCGCGTTGGCCGAGCACACCAACCGCCCCCTCGACACCACCCGGCTGGCCGAACTGAGCCTCGACGAAGCGGTCGCCTACGTACGCCGTACGCGCGGCTCCCGTGGCCGCCCGTCCACCGGCTGGCCCAGCCTCACCCCCACCGAACGCGAGGTGGTCGCCCTGGCCGTCGAAGGCCTCAGCAACCCCGAGATCGGCGCCCGGCTCTACATGAGCCGCGGCACCGTCAAAACCCACCTCGCGCACGTCTACGCCAAACTCAACGTAGCCAACCGCACCGAACTGGCCGCGCTCGCGGCCGCACGCCCCGGCTAG
- a CDS encoding response regulator transcription factor codes for MNVRIVVADDHGIVREGLGALLSAHHGYELVGTAATGAEAVRAAVTLRPDVLVMDIQMPDLTGIEATREIAKAAPEVAVLMLTMFDDDESVFAAMRAGARGYVLKGAAPDNVIRAIAAVSAGEAIFGPGVARRALSYLSGPRPDQPAFPELTPREREVLDLIASGLGNAAIAGRLGLAPATVGNHITNIFAKLQVAGRAEAIIRARTAGLGEG; via the coding sequence ATGAACGTGCGGATCGTGGTCGCGGACGATCACGGCATCGTCCGGGAGGGGCTGGGCGCACTGCTCTCGGCGCACCACGGCTACGAGTTGGTCGGTACGGCGGCGACCGGCGCCGAGGCCGTCCGGGCGGCGGTGACACTGCGCCCCGATGTCCTCGTGATGGACATCCAGATGCCGGATCTGACCGGCATCGAGGCGACCCGGGAGATCGCGAAGGCCGCGCCGGAGGTGGCGGTGCTGATGCTGACCATGTTCGACGACGACGAGTCGGTGTTCGCGGCGATGCGGGCCGGGGCGCGCGGCTACGTGCTGAAGGGAGCCGCGCCGGACAACGTGATCCGCGCGATCGCCGCGGTCAGCGCGGGGGAGGCGATCTTCGGACCCGGCGTCGCGCGGCGGGCACTGTCGTACCTGTCCGGGCCGAGGCCGGATCAGCCCGCGTTCCCGGAACTCACGCCGCGCGAGCGGGAGGTCCTCGACCTGATCGCCTCCGGGCTCGGCAATGCCGCGATCGCCGGCCGGCTCGGGCTCGCGCCCGCGACGGTCGGCAACCACATCACCAACATCTTCGCCAAGCTCCAGGTGGCGGGCCGCGCCGAAGCCATCATCCGCGCCCGGACGGCCGGTTTGGGCGAGGGCTGA
- a CDS encoding sensor histidine kinase encodes MREAISTGRRRTGDLRTAASVLLAVALVEVAGTVVASAASDLSWARLADLFVVSNAAIGLALALAGWPIAYYRPRNLVGWSLLLGGCFYGSTATGLSILAWLGEPTVAWRVFATITNAGWSPALAFFIPLSLVLFPDGRLPSRRWRWLVVGLVVNALIWTAAAVLDPLGGLTAEIGIPGYPARSDLDRLEALGAIGGVGLVISFLAALVALVLRYRRGAEQIRRQILWLLLALLIIVACFGLENLSGSESLLFGVLPILLIPLAIAIAVLRYQLLDIRLAVSRSVLYLLLTSGVVAGYIGLIALLDRTVRREVSLNSSVVATLVIALAFNPARVWLQRLIHRAFYGARKDPVRAIAEVGAQIGAAGGLTGVLAALCRVMRFPAAVIIVDGNELATYGELPAARHAIELRSGQDRLGELVIGLRYGESSLDQADEQVLTLLAAPLAVAVQARGLADELRDSRERIITGREEERRRMRRDLHDGLGPVLTAVVLNADAARRLIETEPERSAVLLADLRDQTIGAIEEIRRLVYALRPPALDGLGLLGALREYAAMATHRADGTALSVTVDAPLTLAELPAAVEVATYRIATEALTNVIRHSSATAAAVRLTVETDVLRLGVCDNGVSAESGWQPGIGLTSMKERAAELGGQCEIWYGPAGCTVDVVLPLAEGARR; translated from the coding sequence ATGAGGGAGGCGATCAGCACCGGCAGGCGCCGTACGGGGGATCTCCGTACTGCGGCGTCGGTGCTGTTGGCGGTCGCGCTGGTCGAGGTCGCCGGCACTGTGGTGGCTTCGGCGGCCTCCGATTTGAGCTGGGCCCGCCTCGCCGACCTGTTCGTGGTCTCGAACGCTGCCATCGGCTTGGCGCTCGCGTTGGCCGGGTGGCCGATCGCCTACTACCGCCCGCGGAACTTGGTCGGCTGGTCGTTGTTGCTCGGGGGTTGCTTCTACGGCTCGACAGCGACCGGTCTGAGCATCCTGGCCTGGCTGGGGGAACCAACCGTTGCTTGGCGGGTGTTCGCGACGATCACCAACGCCGGCTGGAGTCCGGCGCTAGCGTTCTTCATCCCGTTGTCGCTGGTGCTGTTCCCGGACGGAAGGTTGCCGAGCCGCCGCTGGCGATGGCTGGTGGTCGGCCTGGTGGTCAACGCCCTGATCTGGACTGCCGCCGCGGTGCTGGATCCGCTGGGCGGCCTCACCGCGGAGATCGGCATCCCGGGGTACCCGGCCCGGTCGGACCTCGACCGACTCGAGGCCCTCGGCGCCATTGGTGGCGTCGGCCTGGTGATCAGCTTTCTCGCCGCTCTGGTGGCGCTCGTACTGCGCTACCGCCGTGGCGCGGAGCAGATCCGCCGGCAGATCCTCTGGTTGTTGCTCGCTCTCCTCATCATCGTTGCCTGCTTCGGACTGGAGAACCTCTCCGGCTCGGAGTCGCTGCTGTTCGGCGTACTGCCGATCCTGCTGATCCCGCTGGCGATCGCGATCGCCGTCCTGCGGTACCAATTGCTCGACATCCGCCTGGCGGTCTCGCGATCCGTCCTCTATCTGTTGCTGACCAGCGGTGTCGTGGCGGGCTACATCGGCTTGATCGCGCTGCTCGACCGGACCGTACGCCGGGAGGTGTCGCTCAACTCCTCGGTGGTCGCCACGCTGGTGATCGCGCTGGCCTTCAACCCCGCCAGGGTCTGGCTCCAGCGTCTGATCCACCGGGCCTTCTACGGTGCCCGCAAGGACCCGGTCCGCGCGATCGCCGAGGTCGGGGCGCAGATCGGCGCAGCCGGCGGGCTGACCGGCGTACTGGCGGCGCTGTGCCGGGTGATGCGGTTCCCGGCAGCCGTGATCATTGTCGATGGCAACGAATTGGCGACGTACGGCGAACTGCCGGCGGCCCGGCACGCCATCGAGCTGCGGTCGGGGCAGGACCGGCTCGGTGAACTCGTGATCGGTTTGCGGTACGGCGAGTCGAGTCTGGACCAGGCCGACGAGCAGGTGCTGACGTTGCTCGCGGCCCCGTTGGCGGTCGCCGTACAGGCTCGCGGGCTGGCCGACGAGTTGCGGGACTCCAGGGAACGGATCATCACCGGCCGGGAGGAGGAGCGGCGACGGATGCGGCGCGATCTGCACGACGGGCTGGGTCCGGTACTGACGGCCGTGGTGCTGAACGCGGACGCGGCCCGCCGGCTGATCGAGACCGAGCCGGAGCGGAGTGCGGTGCTGCTCGCGGACCTGCGCGACCAGACGATCGGCGCGATCGAGGAGATCCGCCGGCTCGTCTACGCACTGCGGCCGCCGGCGCTCGACGGGCTCGGTCTGCTCGGGGCGCTGCGCGAGTACGCCGCGATGGCGACCCACCGCGCCGACGGGACCGCGTTGAGCGTGACGGTCGATGCCCCGCTGACCCTGGCCGAGTTACCCGCCGCGGTCGAGGTGGCCACCTACCGGATCGCCACCGAGGCGCTCACCAACGTGATCCGGCACTCCAGCGCGACGGCCGCCGCCGTACGGCTTACTGTCGAGACGGACGTACTGCGGCTGGGCGTCTGCGACAACGGCGTGAGTGCGGAGTCCGGGTGGCAGCCGGGCATCGGGCTCACCTCGATGAAGGAGCGGGCGGCCGAGCTCGGTGGGCAGTGCGAGATCTGGTACGGCCCGGCCGGGTGCACGGTGGACGTCGTACTACCGCTGGCGGAGGGGGCTCGTCGATGA
- a CDS encoding RNA polymerase sigma factor yields the protein MGPAEVEAVWRIESARIVAALTRFTGDFGLAEEAAQEAVAEALVAWPLAAPDSPAGWLMATARRRAIDAIRRRAALKDRHALLAVDPVVNEDVDPDRIDDDILALMFISCHPVLSPEARVALTLRVVGGLSTEEIARAFLVSVPTVQARITRAKKTIAAAGVPFELPAAGERRDRLGGVLSVLYVIFTEGSTATSGDRLLRPDVAYEAIRLARTLAALQPDEPEVHGLLALCELTAARFPARTAPDGSAVLLEDQDRRRWDHSAIRRGLASLVKASSRGLGPYGLQAAIAAAHATAPSVEATDWDRIVVLYEALGRVAPSPVVELNRAVAVAMASGPAQALAIVDELVALDRLPGSHLLPTVRGELLVRLGRRSEARAELELAARLCPNQRERSVLLHKAAELE from the coding sequence ATGGGACCGGCCGAGGTCGAAGCCGTCTGGCGGATCGAGTCGGCGCGGATCGTTGCCGCGCTGACCCGCTTCACCGGTGACTTCGGGCTGGCCGAGGAGGCGGCCCAGGAGGCGGTGGCCGAGGCGCTGGTGGCGTGGCCGCTCGCGGCTCCGGACAGTCCGGCCGGCTGGCTGATGGCCACGGCCCGGCGACGCGCCATCGACGCGATCCGCCGGCGAGCCGCGCTGAAGGACCGGCACGCCTTGCTGGCGGTCGATCCGGTGGTCAACGAGGACGTCGACCCCGACCGGATCGACGACGACATCCTGGCGCTGATGTTCATCAGCTGCCACCCGGTGCTCTCGCCCGAGGCGCGGGTGGCGCTGACGCTGCGCGTGGTGGGCGGTCTGTCCACCGAGGAGATCGCCCGCGCGTTCCTGGTTTCGGTGCCGACCGTGCAGGCCCGCATCACCCGCGCGAAGAAGACGATCGCGGCGGCCGGGGTGCCGTTCGAGCTGCCGGCGGCCGGTGAGCGCCGGGACCGGCTGGGCGGCGTACTCAGCGTCCTCTACGTGATCTTCACCGAGGGCTCGACGGCGACCTCGGGTGACCGGCTGCTGCGTCCCGATGTTGCCTACGAGGCGATCCGGCTGGCCCGCACCCTGGCCGCGCTGCAGCCGGACGAACCGGAGGTGCACGGCCTGTTGGCGTTGTGCGAGCTGACGGCCGCGCGCTTCCCGGCCCGGACCGCACCGGACGGTTCGGCGGTCCTGCTCGAGGACCAGGACCGGCGACGATGGGACCACTCGGCGATCCGCCGTGGACTGGCGTCGCTGGTCAAAGCCTCGAGTCGCGGCCTCGGACCCTACGGACTGCAAGCCGCGATCGCCGCAGCCCACGCGACGGCGCCTTCGGTCGAGGCCACCGACTGGGACCGGATCGTGGTGCTCTACGAGGCGCTCGGCCGGGTCGCGCCCTCGCCCGTGGTCGAGCTCAACCGGGCCGTCGCCGTCGCGATGGCCTCAGGTCCGGCGCAGGCGCTGGCGATCGTCGACGAGCTGGTTGCCCTGGACCGACTGCCCGGTTCGCATCTGCTTCCGACGGTCCGCGGGGAGCTCCTGGTCCGGCTCGGACGGCGATCCGAGGCGCGGGCCGAGCTGGAGTTGGCCGCCCGGTTGTGCCCGAACCAGCGCGAACGCTCGGTGCTGCTGCACAAGGCGGCCGAGCTGGAGTGA
- a CDS encoding YciI family protein produces MPKYMLIMRGTDESNAAVRSGFEELAASTYKYIEDLVKAGVFVEAAGLDEPDQSVVVDFSGQTPVVTDGPYGETKELFGGYFLLDVASKQEAVEWAQRMPAVTGSKVEIRRVAGDDERPPETAEPAGTASESSGRG; encoded by the coding sequence ATGCCGAAGTACATGCTGATCATGCGGGGGACCGACGAGTCGAACGCTGCCGTCCGGAGCGGATTCGAGGAGCTGGCGGCCTCGACGTACAAGTACATCGAGGACCTGGTGAAGGCCGGTGTCTTCGTCGAGGCCGCCGGGCTGGACGAGCCGGATCAGAGCGTGGTGGTCGACTTCAGCGGCCAGACCCCGGTGGTCACCGACGGGCCGTACGGCGAGACCAAGGAACTGTTCGGCGGCTACTTCCTGCTGGACGTCGCCTCGAAGCAGGAGGCGGTCGAGTGGGCCCAGCGGATGCCCGCGGTGACCGGGTCCAAGGTCGAGATCCGGCGGGTGGCCGGCGACGACGAGCGCCCGCCGGAGACCGCGGAGCCGGCCGGGACCGCGAGCGAGAGCAGCGGCCGGGGCTGA
- a CDS encoding Nramp family divalent metal transporter, with amino-acid sequence MADTRSTDHSSSARESFNLPTKNLPAPQVRDLPEPPSQTWRIVGPGMVGAGVGLASGEFILWPYISSQVGLVFLWGAVVGVVVQWFLNMEIERYTLATGETALTGFNRFGKHWGLFFAIMTYFANLWPGWATSSASMLTYLFGAGDPRWIAIGILLVIGAILTLAPVVYVMLERLIFVKIAAVALLVVLALIFAIRGKTYSALGDAVTQPQFPVDQLGFALMMGAIAYAGAGGGQNLCQSNWIRDKGFGMGVHVPRLTSPVTGEEEADPTANGYTFPPDQANLARWRRWWKFANLEQAMTFVGITVVTIIFTSMLAHATLFGNPAVQNKISFLKIEGVTLQSLVGGWFGYLFWAIGAFSLFAAAAGIVDYTSRLASDMIKSRYLRTSKVTESKLYFWLVWGLVAFGILVLLAGLTQPLVLLVISACTAGTMMFVYSGLLWWMNSRALPRSIRITPLRTAVMLFGFLAFGALAVFTIIDQVKSNF; translated from the coding sequence ATGGCAGACACCAGATCAACGGATCACAGCAGTTCAGCTCGCGAAAGCTTCAACCTGCCGACCAAGAACCTGCCCGCACCGCAGGTCCGGGACCTGCCCGAACCGCCGAGCCAGACCTGGCGGATCGTCGGACCGGGCATGGTCGGCGCCGGCGTCGGGCTGGCGTCCGGCGAGTTCATCCTCTGGCCCTACATCTCGTCCCAGGTGGGCCTGGTCTTTCTCTGGGGCGCCGTCGTCGGCGTCGTCGTCCAGTGGTTCCTGAACATGGAGATCGAGCGGTACACGCTGGCCACCGGCGAGACGGCGCTGACCGGCTTCAACCGGTTCGGCAAGCACTGGGGCCTGTTCTTCGCGATCATGACGTACTTCGCGAACCTCTGGCCGGGCTGGGCGACCAGTTCCGCCTCGATGCTCACCTACCTGTTCGGCGCGGGCGACCCGCGCTGGATCGCGATCGGCATCCTGCTGGTGATCGGCGCGATCCTGACACTGGCGCCGGTGGTCTACGTGATGCTCGAGCGGCTGATCTTCGTCAAGATCGCGGCCGTCGCGCTGCTGGTCGTCCTGGCGCTGATCTTCGCGATCCGCGGCAAGACCTACAGCGCCCTCGGCGATGCCGTCACCCAGCCGCAGTTCCCGGTCGACCAGCTCGGCTTCGCCTTGATGATGGGCGCGATCGCGTACGCCGGAGCCGGCGGCGGGCAGAACCTGTGCCAGAGCAACTGGATCCGGGACAAGGGCTTCGGGATGGGCGTCCACGTCCCGCGACTGACCTCACCGGTGACCGGCGAGGAGGAGGCGGACCCGACGGCGAACGGCTACACCTTCCCGCCCGACCAGGCGAACCTGGCCCGCTGGCGGCGCTGGTGGAAGTTCGCGAACCTCGAACAGGCGATGACGTTCGTCGGGATCACCGTGGTGACGATCATCTTCACCTCGATGCTGGCGCACGCCACCTTGTTCGGGAATCCCGCGGTGCAGAACAAGATCAGCTTCCTCAAGATCGAGGGCGTCACCCTGCAGTCCCTGGTGGGCGGCTGGTTCGGCTACCTGTTCTGGGCGATCGGCGCGTTCTCGCTGTTCGCGGCGGCGGCCGGGATCGTCGACTACACCTCCCGACTGGCCTCGGACATGATCAAGTCGCGCTACCTGCGCACCTCGAAGGTGACCGAGTCCAAGCTCTACTTCTGGCTGGTCTGGGGACTCGTTGCCTTCGGCATCCTGGTGCTGCTGGCCGGGCTGACCCAGCCGCTGGTACTGCTGGTGATCTCGGCGTGCACCGCGGGCACGATGATGTTCGTGTACTCCGGCCTGCTCTGGTGGATGAACTCGCGCGCGCTGCCGCGATCGATCCGGATCACCCCGCTGCGCACCGCCGTGATGCTGTTCGGCTTCCTCGCCTTCGGCGCCCTGGCCGTCTTCACGATCATCGACCAGGTCAAGAGCAACTTCTGA
- a CDS encoding SMP-30/gluconolactonase/LRE family protein, translating to MTLLEPLAGSVPAVWEKLDDRFAGIRGDSRLERLWTGGRWLEGPVYSPAGRYVLFSDIPSDRILRWDETSYQVSEYRHPAGNTNGHTLDAEGRLVSCEHGNRRVTRTEHDGSIRVLADRHDGHRLNSPNDVVARADGSIWFTDPAYGIDSDYEGFSGEIETGGCHVYRISPDGVLTVVADDFNRPNGLAFSNDGSLLYVTDTEEATIRVFTVSGDSLSGGELFAECGNGAFDGIRLDNQGRIWGAAADGVHVYHPDGSLLGKLLVPETVANLCFGGAKRNRLFLTATTSLYSLFTTVNGGPEPYDAAAT from the coding sequence ATGACCTTGCTCGAGCCGTTGGCCGGAAGTGTTCCCGCGGTCTGGGAGAAGCTGGACGACCGGTTCGCCGGGATCCGCGGTGACAGCCGGCTCGAGCGGTTGTGGACCGGCGGGCGCTGGCTGGAAGGACCGGTGTACTCACCGGCGGGGCGGTACGTGCTGTTCAGTGACATCCCGAGCGACCGGATCCTGCGCTGGGACGAGACGTCGTACCAGGTTTCGGAGTACCGGCATCCGGCCGGCAACACCAACGGGCACACGCTCGATGCCGAGGGCCGGCTGGTCAGTTGCGAGCACGGGAACCGCCGGGTGACCCGAACCGAGCACGACGGATCGATCCGGGTCCTGGCCGACCGGCACGACGGCCACCGGCTGAACAGCCCGAACGACGTGGTTGCCCGGGCGGACGGATCGATCTGGTTCACCGACCCGGCGTACGGGATCGACAGCGACTACGAGGGTTTCTCCGGTGAGATCGAGACAGGTGGTTGCCATGTCTACCGAATCTCACCGGACGGTGTGCTGACGGTCGTCGCCGACGACTTCAACCGGCCGAACGGGCTGGCCTTCTCCAACGACGGCAGCCTGCTCTACGTCACCGACACCGAGGAGGCGACCATCCGCGTCTTCACGGTCTCCGGCGACTCGCTGTCCGGCGGCGAGTTGTTCGCCGAGTGCGGGAACGGCGCGTTCGACGGCATCCGGCTCGACAACCAGGGCCGGATCTGGGGCGCGGCGGCGGACGGGGTGCACGTCTACCACCCCGACGGCAGCCTGCTCGGCAAACTCCTGGTCCCCGAGACCGTCGCCAACCTCTGCTTCGGCGGCGCCAAGCGCAACCGCCTCTTCCTCACCGCCACCACCTCCCTCTACTCCCTCTTCACCACGGTCAACGGCGGCCCCGAGCCGTACGACGCCGCCGCTACGTGA
- a CDS encoding SMP-30/gluconolactonase/LRE family protein, whose translation MTTLAERMKVQFEQLDKRFGEVARGDEYLECLYDGGRWLEGPVYSPAWRCLLFSDIPNDRVLRWDEVSGDVTVFRQPAGNSNGHTLDGQGRLISCEQGHRRVTRTEFDGSITVLASHLDGQQLNSPNDVVVKRDGSIWFTDPPYGITSNYEGRAAEQEIDGCHVYRISPDGELTVVADDFVRPNGLAFSLDESQLYVVDTPERHIRRFDVKDDGRLSGGEVFAPCEAGMFDGIRLDAVGRIWAAAHDGVHCFDPDGTLLGKVLFPDVVSNLCFGGPKRNRLFVTATTSVYSWLLTTDGAPQPYDHR comes from the coding sequence ATGACGACTCTAGCAGAACGAATGAAGGTTCAGTTCGAACAACTCGACAAGCGGTTCGGCGAGGTGGCGCGCGGCGACGAGTACCTGGAGTGCCTGTACGACGGGGGCCGGTGGCTCGAAGGGCCCGTCTACTCACCGGCCTGGCGGTGCTTGTTGTTCAGCGACATCCCGAACGACCGGGTGCTGCGCTGGGACGAAGTCTCCGGCGACGTGACGGTCTTCCGTCAGCCGGCCGGCAACAGCAACGGCCACACGCTGGACGGTCAGGGCCGGCTGATCAGTTGTGAGCAAGGCCATCGCCGGGTCACCCGGACCGAGTTCGACGGTTCGATCACCGTGCTCGCCTCGCACCTGGACGGCCAACAGCTGAACAGCCCGAACGACGTGGTGGTGAAGCGGGACGGCTCGATCTGGTTCACCGACCCGCCGTACGGGATCACCTCCAACTACGAGGGTCGTGCGGCGGAGCAGGAGATCGATGGTTGCCACGTCTACCGGATCTCGCCGGACGGTGAGCTGACCGTGGTCGCCGACGACTTCGTCCGGCCGAACGGGCTGGCCTTCTCGCTCGACGAGTCCCAGTTGTATGTCGTCGACACTCCGGAGCGGCACATCCGCCGGTTCGACGTGAAGGACGACGGGCGGCTGAGTGGTGGCGAGGTGTTCGCGCCCTGCGAGGCCGGGATGTTCGACGGGATCCGGCTGGACGCGGTGGGCCGGATCTGGGCGGCGGCCCACGACGGTGTGCACTGCTTCGATCCGGACGGCACGCTGCTCGGCAAGGTGCTGTTCCCGGACGTGGTGTCGAACCTGTGCTTCGGCGGACCGAAGCGGAACCGGTTGTTCGTCACCGCGACCACGTCGGTCTACTCGTGGCTGCTCACGACGGACGGGGCGCCGCAGCCGTACGATCACCGGTGA